A single region of the Rhodococcus sp. W8901 genome encodes:
- a CDS encoding ArsR/SmtB family transcription factor — translation MNSVVDDGLWSAIGDPTRRRMLDLLLADGEGTATSLSEQLPVTRQAVAKHLGVLDRVGLVHVTPAGRERLYRVDDAQLARAVEQLNAVGSTWDARLQRIKRIAEAIQRNRQK, via the coding sequence ATGAACTCCGTTGTCGACGACGGGCTCTGGTCCGCGATCGGGGACCCGACACGGCGACGAATGCTCGACCTGCTGCTGGCAGACGGCGAGGGGACGGCGACCAGTCTCAGTGAGCAGCTACCCGTGACCCGTCAAGCTGTCGCGAAACACCTCGGTGTTCTCGACCGCGTCGGTTTGGTGCATGTGACGCCCGCGGGCCGGGAGCGGCTCTACCGGGTCGATGACGCACAACTCGCCCGCGCCGTAGAGCAGCTCAATGCCGTCGGGTCGACATGGGACGCCAGGCTGCAGCGCATCAAGCGGATCGCAGAAGCAATCCAACGCAACAGACAAAAGTGA
- a CDS encoding LamB/YcsF family protein, producing the protein MAYIDLNSDLGESYGAWTLGDDAAMLGLVTSANIASGFHAGDPATLLRTCREAVAQGVRIGAQVGYRDLAGFGRRFIDIAPVDLTAEVIYQIGALDALARTVGSSVTYVKPHGALYNAIVHHREQARAVVAAVRAVDASLPVLGLPGSVFLEEAEKAGLRTVTEAFADRAYTPAGILVPRTEAGAVLHDPDVVADRVVQLVTSGRVHAVDGSQVSIAAETVCVHGDTPEAVAMAAAIRARLDTEQIHVKPFI; encoded by the coding sequence GTGGCATACATCGACCTCAACAGCGATCTCGGCGAGAGTTACGGCGCGTGGACGCTCGGCGACGACGCGGCGATGCTGGGCCTCGTCACGAGCGCCAACATCGCGAGCGGGTTCCACGCCGGCGATCCCGCGACGCTGCTCCGCACATGCCGCGAGGCCGTCGCGCAGGGTGTGAGGATCGGCGCGCAGGTTGGCTACCGTGACCTCGCCGGCTTCGGACGCCGCTTCATCGACATCGCACCCGTCGACCTCACCGCCGAGGTGATCTACCAGATCGGGGCTCTCGACGCGTTGGCCCGTACTGTCGGCTCGTCGGTCACCTATGTCAAACCGCACGGCGCGCTGTACAACGCGATCGTCCACCACCGCGAACAGGCGCGTGCCGTGGTGGCTGCAGTCCGCGCGGTCGATGCGTCGTTGCCGGTACTCGGACTGCCCGGCTCCGTCTTCCTGGAGGAGGCCGAGAAGGCCGGGCTGCGCACCGTCACCGAGGCTTTCGCCGACCGCGCCTACACGCCCGCCGGCATCCTGGTTCCCCGGACCGAGGCCGGTGCCGTGCTGCACGACCCGGATGTTGTGGCCGACCGAGTGGTCCAGCTCGTCACGAGCGGCAGGGTGCACGCCGTCGACGGCTCGCAGGTGTCGATCGCGGCGGAAACCGTGTGCGTGCACGGCGACACACCGGAGGCAGTCGCGATGGCAGCGGCCATCCGCGCCCGCCTCGATACCGAACAGATCCATGTGAAACCGTTCATCTGA
- a CDS encoding 5-oxoprolinase subunit B family protein: MRILGMGDRALLVEYDGLDAAVAHFCGLEAHRHPAVTDLVPAARTILVRFRDARPDSIATWVRSTAPIADDAMSAADPVAVPVCYDGPDLAEVGDRTGLSVDGVIAAHTERTWTVAFVGFSPGFGYLVGGEDTGLHVPRRSSPRTEVPAGAVGLAGEFTGIYPRSSPGGWQLIGTTPERMWDVDRDPPALLQPGTAVRFVAV; the protein is encoded by the coding sequence ATGCGGATCCTCGGCATGGGCGACCGGGCGCTGCTGGTCGAGTACGACGGACTCGACGCGGCGGTCGCGCACTTCTGTGGACTCGAGGCGCACCGCCACCCCGCCGTCACCGATCTGGTTCCGGCGGCCCGCACGATCCTGGTGCGGTTCCGCGATGCGCGCCCCGACAGCATCGCGACCTGGGTGCGCTCGACCGCGCCGATCGCGGACGACGCGATGTCCGCGGCCGATCCAGTCGCGGTCCCCGTCTGCTACGACGGGCCCGACCTGGCCGAGGTCGGCGATCGCACCGGTCTCAGTGTCGACGGGGTGATCGCCGCCCACACCGAGCGGACCTGGACGGTGGCCTTCGTCGGTTTCAGCCCCGGCTTCGGCTATCTCGTCGGCGGCGAGGACACCGGCCTGCACGTCCCCCGCCGCTCGTCGCCCCGCACCGAGGTCCCCGCCGGCGCCGTCGGGTTGGCCGGCGAGTTCACGGGGATCTATCCGCGTTCGTCACCGGGTGGCTGGCAACTGATCGGAACCACCCCCGAACGGATGTGGGACGTGGACCGCGACCCGCCCGCACTGCTGCAGCCGGGTACCGCGGTCCGCTTCGTCGCGGTCTGA
- a CDS encoding class I adenylate-forming enzyme family protein: MKSNLSGIDSLELNLAARVCVGDALTRVARVLGSREAVIDRGRPVTYRELDDAAEALGRAFLDAGIERQQPVAMLMADGWKLLATYFACAKSALVAMPVSIALTAEDIEWILCDAGAAVVVADAAFVPLLEAALPRLDSVRTVVVVDAAVDEIAGRAVQRWETVVDRGADGRLEVIVEDRDLVQCLYTSGTTSHPKGVLTSHVSVMVAGLTNALMQGSSWGNSPSTLLNVLPLFHTTGLNTLVLPMLMTGGRVVLPGRFDPAVVLDAIEKHDVTHAMLLPIMWKALVDVNAAAPRNLESVRLCIYAMAQMPAEVLDRVDAAFPNAAVILGSGQTEVVPATVLQWPEHRTTKPGSWGPPVPTVEVAIMDADGTLLASGETGEIVYRGPHVCSGYWNNMEANTKAFAHGWFHSGDIGHIDEEGVVWFTDRLKDIIKSGGENVSSLEVERVVANVPGVLECSVIGVPDERWGEAVCVAVVPVPDTGEDGLEARILDHARQQLAGFQVPKRVIVVEALPKTATGKTRKHELRTAVQSRV, translated from the coding sequence GTGAAATCCAATCTGTCCGGTATCGATTCGTTGGAGTTGAATCTCGCAGCCCGGGTATGTGTGGGGGATGCGTTGACGCGGGTCGCGCGCGTGCTCGGAAGCCGTGAGGCGGTCATCGATCGTGGGCGGCCGGTCACCTACCGCGAACTCGACGATGCCGCGGAGGCCCTGGGACGCGCGTTTCTCGACGCCGGGATCGAACGGCAGCAGCCGGTGGCGATGCTGATGGCCGACGGCTGGAAGCTCCTGGCCACGTATTTCGCGTGCGCGAAGTCGGCGCTGGTCGCGATGCCCGTGAGCATCGCACTGACGGCCGAGGACATCGAATGGATCCTGTGCGACGCGGGCGCCGCCGTCGTCGTGGCCGACGCCGCGTTCGTTCCGCTGCTCGAAGCGGCGCTGCCCCGACTCGACTCGGTGCGCACGGTGGTGGTCGTCGATGCGGCGGTCGACGAGATCGCGGGCCGCGCCGTCCAGCGTTGGGAAACAGTGGTCGACCGCGGTGCCGACGGCCGCCTCGAGGTGATCGTCGAGGATCGGGACCTGGTCCAGTGCCTCTACACTTCCGGTACCACATCCCATCCGAAAGGTGTTCTCACCAGCCATGTCTCGGTGATGGTTGCCGGCCTGACGAACGCGCTGATGCAGGGTAGTTCGTGGGGGAACTCGCCGTCGACCCTGCTGAACGTGCTGCCGCTGTTCCACACCACCGGACTCAACACCCTCGTGCTCCCGATGCTCATGACCGGCGGGCGGGTCGTTCTCCCCGGACGGTTCGATCCAGCCGTGGTACTCGACGCGATCGAGAAGCACGATGTCACGCACGCGATGCTGCTACCGATCATGTGGAAGGCGCTGGTCGACGTGAACGCCGCCGCTCCGAGGAACCTCGAGTCGGTCCGGCTGTGCATCTACGCGATGGCGCAGATGCCGGCCGAGGTCCTCGACCGAGTGGACGCCGCCTTCCCGAACGCGGCGGTGATCCTCGGGTCGGGGCAGACCGAGGTGGTGCCGGCGACGGTGCTGCAGTGGCCCGAACATCGGACCACCAAGCCCGGCTCGTGGGGGCCGCCGGTACCGACGGTAGAGGTGGCGATCATGGACGCCGACGGAACCCTGCTGGCGTCCGGGGAGACCGGCGAGATCGTCTACCGCGGACCGCACGTGTGCAGCGGCTACTGGAACAACATGGAGGCGAACACGAAGGCATTCGCCCACGGGTGGTTCCACAGCGGCGACATAGGCCATATCGACGAGGAGGGCGTCGTGTGGTTCACCGACCGACTCAAGGACATCATCAAGTCCGGCGGCGAGAACGTCTCGTCGCTCGAGGTCGAACGCGTCGTCGCCAATGTGCCCGGAGTGCTGGAATGTTCGGTGATCGGGGTGCCGGACGAGCGGTGGGGAGAGGCGGTGTGTGTGGCCGTAGTCCCGGTACCCGATACCGGCGAGGACGGACTCGAGGCCCGGATCCTCGACCACGCGCGGCAGCAGTTGGCGGGCTTCCAGGTACCGAAGCGTGTCATCGTCGTCGAGGCGCTGCCCAAGACCGCGACCGGCAAGACCCGCAAGCACGAACTACGGACCGCGGTGCAGTCCCGGGTGTGA
- a CDS encoding NAD-glutamate dehydrogenase domain-containing protein, whose translation MTISKGSMTLPSAPNADNRPRMKLVAPRDAPDAPDAPDAPDAPDTMDAIVVWPGARPPLSDVARDFECFGLRIEEHEPIAAPRPSGEHAPADRFRFSSPDRTWAVDATALLVDAFETATADGLEIDRFCMLTPVAGLSWRDVVLVRCMVRYLQQVGLGFSDTYLVDTLLRHNAFTHSVVALFHARFDPALADRDRGVTELRTRLGTLVEEAATLDEDRILRALTGFVGAVLRTNWYQRTADGRVKEHAAFKLDPSRLTQPGRIVPHREIFVRGGGVEGVHVRAGEVARGGLRWSDRPESYRTEVLGLMTTQTVKNSPIVPTGAKGSYVLLGGVAPAEGYAAFIRGLMDVTDNLVDGRVVPPADTVVYDDADPYLVVAADKGTARFSDVANAVAAEYDFWLGDAFASGGSRGYDHKAMGITARGAWLSVRRHFAELGVDTQTDPVTVAGIGDMSGDVFGNGMLLSRTLRLVAAFDHRHIFLDPDPDPGASFEQRRTLFETPGSSWDDYPRDAISEGGGVWPRSAKQVPLSPAVRARLGIDADALAPAELIRAILRAPVDLLWNGGVGTYVKCSTETDGDAADPANDTVRVDAADMRCRVVGEGGNLGFTQRARIEFAVHGGRINADFIDNAAGVATSDREVNLKIALDGAVAAGEVSEDERHALLAECTADVAGAVLDDCASQTLAISLAESQAVSLLGRHDRLIVNLEAVGGLDRTRAVLPSKQELRLRTEAGLGLTRPEIATLLAHSKNTVRDDLLRSEVPDEPIFAHLLVDYFPPSFRDRVPGHIHEHRLRREIIATQIADQLINHVGPGLIYRLEERLGVSTPQVALAYAVVAELFEVDAMWARATSVVDPADRDAWGPLHAVQALIERACSWLLRNRPVPLDPQSEVRRYREGVRQLLAKSLPATVVDGTIAGTSLPLLAEALPFAESSLALGVPIDRVADAYLTLGDDLGIFRVVDRLEHWPRRAYWDTLATAALRDEISGRLHALAGSVATHGCDGESPGDRTARWRAQHEPVVARLRRIVVEAQADGDIDLARACTISAELATALAAVAQ comes from the coding sequence ATGACCATCAGCAAGGGATCGATGACGCTCCCCTCCGCTCCGAACGCCGACAACCGCCCCCGCATGAAACTGGTCGCTCCCCGCGACGCTCCCGACGCCCCCGACGCCCCCGACGCCCCCGACGCCCCCGACACCATGGACGCGATCGTGGTGTGGCCGGGCGCACGACCGCCGTTGTCCGACGTCGCGAGGGACTTCGAGTGCTTCGGCCTTCGCATCGAGGAACACGAACCGATCGCCGCCCCGCGGCCGAGCGGCGAGCATGCCCCCGCGGACCGATTCCGCTTCAGCAGCCCCGACCGGACGTGGGCGGTCGACGCCACCGCACTGCTCGTCGACGCGTTCGAGACCGCGACCGCCGACGGCCTCGAGATCGACCGGTTCTGCATGCTCACCCCCGTCGCCGGCCTCAGCTGGCGCGACGTCGTGCTGGTTCGCTGCATGGTCCGCTACCTCCAGCAGGTCGGTCTCGGGTTCTCCGACACCTACCTCGTCGACACCCTGTTGCGCCACAACGCCTTCACCCACAGTGTCGTGGCACTGTTCCACGCCCGGTTCGACCCTGCACTGGCCGATCGCGACCGCGGGGTCACCGAGTTGCGGACACGACTGGGCACGCTCGTCGAGGAGGCGGCGACCCTCGACGAGGACCGGATCCTGCGCGCGCTGACGGGTTTCGTCGGGGCGGTGCTGCGGACCAACTGGTACCAGCGCACCGCGGACGGCCGGGTGAAGGAGCACGCCGCGTTCAAGCTCGACCCGTCGCGGCTGACGCAGCCCGGTCGCATCGTTCCGCACCGCGAGATCTTCGTCCGCGGCGGTGGCGTCGAGGGTGTCCACGTCCGGGCCGGTGAGGTCGCCCGCGGTGGACTGCGCTGGTCGGACCGACCGGAGAGCTACCGCACCGAGGTGTTGGGGCTGATGACCACCCAGACCGTGAAGAACTCGCCGATCGTCCCGACCGGAGCCAAGGGGTCGTACGTGCTGCTCGGCGGCGTCGCACCCGCCGAGGGGTACGCCGCGTTCATCCGCGGGCTGATGGACGTCACGGACAACCTGGTGGACGGCCGCGTCGTCCCGCCCGCCGATACCGTCGTGTACGACGACGCCGACCCCTACCTGGTGGTCGCGGCCGACAAGGGCACGGCCCGGTTCTCGGACGTCGCGAATGCGGTTGCCGCCGAGTACGACTTCTGGCTGGGTGACGCGTTCGCCTCCGGCGGCTCCCGCGGCTACGACCACAAGGCGATGGGCATCACCGCCCGGGGCGCCTGGCTGTCGGTCCGTCGGCACTTCGCCGAACTGGGTGTCGACACCCAGACGGACCCGGTCACCGTCGCGGGCATCGGCGACATGTCCGGCGACGTGTTCGGCAACGGGATGCTGCTCTCGCGCACACTGCGACTGGTCGCGGCCTTCGACCACCGGCACATCTTCCTGGACCCCGATCCGGACCCGGGCGCCTCATTCGAGCAGCGCCGCACACTGTTCGAGACGCCGGGCTCGAGTTGGGACGACTACCCGCGCGACGCCATCTCCGAGGGCGGCGGCGTCTGGCCGAGATCCGCCAAGCAGGTACCGCTGTCGCCGGCCGTTCGGGCGCGACTCGGCATCGACGCCGACGCACTCGCGCCGGCCGAGCTGATCCGGGCGATCCTCCGAGCGCCGGTGGATCTGCTGTGGAACGGCGGGGTCGGAACATACGTCAAGTGTTCGACCGAAACCGATGGGGATGCAGCCGATCCCGCGAACGACACCGTCCGCGTCGATGCAGCCGACATGCGCTGCCGGGTGGTGGGTGAAGGAGGCAACCTCGGCTTCACCCAGCGGGCTCGGATCGAGTTCGCCGTCCACGGCGGCCGCATCAACGCGGACTTCATCGACAACGCCGCCGGCGTGGCCACTTCCGACCGGGAGGTGAATCTCAAGATCGCGCTGGACGGCGCCGTCGCGGCGGGTGAGGTGAGCGAGGACGAGCGCCACGCACTGCTGGCCGAGTGCACCGCCGACGTGGCGGGCGCCGTCCTCGACGACTGCGCGAGCCAGACACTGGCGATCAGCCTCGCCGAGTCGCAGGCCGTGTCGCTGCTCGGACGGCACGATCGCCTGATCGTCAACCTGGAGGCGGTCGGCGGGCTGGACCGAACCCGCGCGGTGCTGCCGAGCAAGCAGGAATTGCGGCTGCGCACCGAAGCCGGACTCGGCCTGACCCGACCCGAAATCGCTACGTTGCTGGCACATTCGAAGAACACCGTGCGCGACGACCTGCTCCGCTCCGAGGTCCCCGACGAACCGATCTTCGCCCACCTGCTCGTCGACTACTTCCCGCCGTCGTTCCGTGACCGGGTTCCCGGTCACATCCACGAGCACCGATTGCGCCGAGAGATCATCGCGACGCAGATCGCGGACCAGTTGATCAATCACGTCGGGCCGGGTCTGATCTACCGGCTCGAGGAGCGACTCGGGGTGAGCACACCCCAGGTCGCGCTGGCGTACGCGGTGGTGGCGGAGCTGTTCGAGGTGGACGCGATGTGGGCCCGCGCCACCTCTGTCGTCGACCCCGCCGACCGCGACGCGTGGGGTCCGCTGCACGCGGTGCAGGCGCTCATCGAGCGCGCGTGTTCGTGGCTGCTGCGCAACCGGCCCGTGCCTCTCGACCCGCAGTCGGAGGTACGGCGGTACCGCGAGGGCGTCCGTCAACTGCTCGCGAAGTCCCTGCCCGCGACCGTCGTCGACGGCACGATCGCCGGCACCTCGCTGCCGCTGCTCGCCGAGGCGCTCCCGTTCGCGGAGAGCTCTCTCGCACTGGGGGTTCCGATCGACCGGGTGGCAGACGCCTACCTGACGCTGGGAGACGACCTGGGCATCTTCCGTGTCGTCGATCGCCTGGAGCACTGGCCCCGGCGGGCGTACTGGGACACGCTCGCAACGGCGGCGCTGCGGGACGAGATCTCCGGGCGACTGCACGCACTGGCCGGCTCCGTCGCGACGCACGGATGCGACGGCGAGTCCCCCGGCGACCGGACGGCGCGGTGGCGCGCACAGCACGAGCCGGTGGTCGCCCGGCTGCGCCGGATCGTGGTCGAGGCCCAGGCCGACGGCGACATCGACCTGGCGCGGGCGTGCACGATCAGCGCGGAGCTCGCGACCGCGCTCGCCGCGGTGGCGCAGTAG
- a CDS encoding SRPBCC family protein, which yields MEYGRIERSIYVEAEPDVVYEVISSPEHLKEWWPDEVVDLEPVPGSVGELVWGDRTSPDGHVAPITVIDAQPPRLFSFRWVHPADEAAAPGNSLLVTFELIPSGEGTTVRMTETGFREMGWEIAVLEEQYNSHIEGWDQHLPRLVEYISRLGASR from the coding sequence ATGGAGTACGGACGAATCGAGCGCTCGATATACGTCGAAGCCGAGCCCGACGTGGTCTACGAGGTCATCAGCAGTCCCGAGCACCTGAAGGAGTGGTGGCCCGACGAGGTCGTCGACCTGGAACCGGTCCCGGGCTCCGTCGGCGAACTCGTGTGGGGCGACAGGACCTCCCCCGACGGACATGTCGCCCCGATCACGGTGATCGACGCTCAGCCACCCCGATTGTTCTCCTTCCGCTGGGTTCACCCGGCCGACGAGGCAGCGGCCCCCGGCAACTCCCTGTTGGTGACATTCGAGCTCATCCCCTCGGGAGAGGGCACGACGGTCCGCATGACGGAAACCGGCTTCCGTGAGATGGGTTGGGAGATCGCTGTTCTCGAGGAGCAGTACAACTCGCACATCGAGGGATGGGACCAGCATCTGCCGCGCCTCGTCGAGTACATCAGCCGACTGGGTGCGAGCCGATGA
- a CDS encoding SRPBCC family protein, which yields MVDILHRVGIKSPSVDDVYAALTTVDGLAGWWASDTDGDANVGGTLQFRFGADGFDMKVIELQPAKRVLWEVIEGPEEWVGTRVVWDLRRDGDYTVVLFTHEGWKEPVEFMHHCSTKWALFLMSLKAMVETGTGAPDPRDVKIDNWN from the coding sequence ATGGTTGACATTCTGCACAGGGTCGGGATCAAGTCGCCTTCCGTCGACGATGTCTACGCGGCGTTGACGACGGTCGACGGGCTTGCCGGCTGGTGGGCCAGCGACACAGACGGAGACGCGAACGTCGGAGGGACACTCCAGTTCCGCTTCGGAGCAGACGGTTTCGATATGAAGGTGATCGAGCTCCAGCCCGCGAAGCGAGTGCTCTGGGAGGTGATCGAAGGGCCCGAGGAATGGGTCGGCACCCGAGTGGTGTGGGACCTCCGACGCGACGGCGACTACACGGTCGTCCTCTTCACACACGAAGGGTGGAAGGAACCCGTGGAGTTCATGCACCATTGCAGCACCAAATGGGCACTCTTCCTGATGAGCCTGAAGGCGATGGTCGAAACCGGCACGGGCGCACCAGATCCTCGGGACGTCAAGATCGACAACTGGAACTAG
- a CDS encoding PucR family transcriptional regulator: MSVTVRWVLAQPELSLRLRGGASGLDRDIEFAITTELSDPSPWLSGGELLLTTGLGAPSAVDGYRDYLRRLFDAGVAAVGFGVGLTHSEIPEALIAAADETGLPLLEVPLPTPFAAVTKRVMDCLAEQRYDALLRASRAQPRMTRAVVQGGARAIVRELAVATDATALLFDRRGRLLERHPTNVDGETVTEVSDLIDSVSEAASSIVAQAHSGHSMTVQRIGLGNSLHGCLAVVSPKPLGSVDQVLLGHANSLLALDFEKPVRLRAAQNQLNSQILGLLLSEDIDLEPAREQLAPAADDRGFVRALAGVCPSSGDAEAVASSIASAMNEAGRPLFLRRTEGRMTVLLRGTDDVAFARTLLAGAGESVRRSARIGLSGPLPVERFAEAIDQAQLAASAAGAGAAPLEFSALTGSALLTFDSTRQVLRSVADTMITPLADHDRDHGTELVASLRAFLEANGHWESAANVLGVHRHTLRSRIAKIESLLDCRLDVARVRAELLLAIIASQA, encoded by the coding sequence ATGAGCGTGACCGTCCGGTGGGTGCTGGCGCAGCCGGAGTTGTCCCTGCGCCTGCGCGGTGGTGCTTCCGGACTCGACCGCGACATCGAGTTCGCGATCACGACCGAACTGTCGGACCCGTCGCCGTGGCTCTCGGGTGGCGAATTGCTGCTGACGACGGGGCTCGGGGCTCCGTCCGCGGTGGACGGCTACCGGGACTACCTGCGCCGTCTGTTCGACGCCGGGGTCGCGGCGGTCGGCTTCGGGGTGGGACTGACTCACTCCGAGATCCCGGAGGCGCTGATCGCGGCGGCCGACGAGACCGGACTGCCGCTGCTGGAGGTGCCGCTGCCCACCCCGTTCGCGGCCGTCACGAAGCGGGTCATGGACTGCCTGGCCGAGCAGCGTTACGACGCACTCCTGCGAGCGTCCCGCGCCCAGCCGCGGATGACGCGGGCCGTGGTCCAGGGCGGCGCCCGTGCCATCGTGCGGGAGCTCGCCGTGGCGACCGATGCGACGGCCCTGCTCTTCGACCGCCGCGGTCGGCTCCTCGAGCGCCATCCGACGAACGTGGACGGTGAGACGGTGACGGAGGTGTCCGACCTGATCGACTCGGTGTCGGAGGCTGCGTCGAGCATTGTCGCCCAAGCACATTCGGGCCACTCGATGACCGTTCAACGGATCGGGCTGGGCAACAGCCTCCACGGCTGTCTCGCGGTGGTGAGCCCCAAGCCGCTCGGCTCCGTCGACCAGGTTCTGCTGGGCCACGCCAACTCGTTGCTGGCGCTCGACTTCGAGAAGCCGGTGCGGCTGCGGGCTGCCCAGAACCAGCTCAACAGTCAGATCCTCGGGCTGCTGCTCTCGGAGGACATCGATCTGGAGCCGGCCCGTGAACAACTCGCGCCGGCCGCGGACGACCGTGGCTTCGTCCGCGCCCTGGCCGGGGTCTGCCCGTCGTCGGGGGACGCCGAGGCGGTCGCGTCCTCGATCGCCTCGGCCATGAACGAGGCGGGTCGACCGCTGTTCCTGCGGCGGACCGAGGGACGAATGACGGTGCTGCTGCGCGGAACCGACGACGTCGCGTTCGCGAGGACACTGCTCGCCGGCGCGGGGGAGTCCGTCCGCCGGTCCGCGCGGATCGGTCTGAGCGGTCCGCTGCCCGTCGAGCGCTTCGCGGAGGCGATCGACCAGGCGCAGCTGGCGGCATCGGCGGCCGGAGCCGGCGCCGCACCGCTCGAGTTCTCGGCACTGACGGGCAGCGCGCTGCTCACGTTCGACTCGACCCGTCAGGTACTGCGGTCGGTCGCCGACACGATGATCACTCCGCTCGCCGACCACGATCGTGACCACGGAACCGAACTGGTCGCCTCGCTGCGTGCGTTCCTCGAGGCGAACGGGCACTGGGAGTCGGCGGCAAACGTGCTGGGCGTCCATCGGCACACCCTGCGGAGCCGGATCGCGAAGATCGAGTCCCTGCTGGACTGCCGACTCGACGTCGCCCGGGTGCGCGCGGAGTTGCTCCTGGCGATCATCGCGTCCCAGGCGTAG
- a CDS encoding metal ABC transporter permease: MSNKFTEAMSHMFDFSATADLLRYDFVQQALIAGAILGLLAGVIGPLIVSRQMSFAVHGTSELSLTGASAALLIGVGVGIGAVVGSVVAAVLFGLLGTKARERDSVIGVIMAFGLGLSVLFLWAYDGRTGTSFSLLVGQIVAPGNSGLALLLGCAVVVIGTLAVIYRPLLFASTDSDVAAARGVPVRGLSIVFAVLVGITAALGVQIVGALLVMALLITPAAAAGHVTASPLRATVLAVLFAELAAVGGILLSLAPGVPVSTFVTAISFVIYLACRAIGASRRRSAGRVLVTA, from the coding sequence ATGAGCAACAAGTTCACTGAGGCGATGTCGCACATGTTCGACTTCTCCGCCACCGCGGATCTGCTGCGGTACGACTTCGTCCAGCAGGCGCTCATCGCGGGCGCGATCCTCGGCCTGCTCGCCGGCGTGATCGGTCCGCTGATCGTGAGCCGGCAGATGTCGTTCGCGGTGCACGGGACGTCGGAACTGTCGCTGACCGGCGCGTCGGCCGCCCTCCTGATCGGAGTCGGTGTCGGTATCGGCGCCGTCGTCGGATCCGTCGTCGCCGCAGTGCTGTTCGGGCTGTTGGGAACGAAAGCGCGTGAACGCGATTCGGTGATCGGCGTCATCATGGCCTTCGGACTGGGCCTGTCGGTGCTGTTCCTGTGGGCATACGACGGCCGCACCGGCACCAGCTTCTCGCTGCTGGTCGGACAGATCGTGGCCCCCGGCAACTCCGGCCTGGCGCTGCTCCTGGGCTGCGCGGTCGTGGTGATCGGCACGCTCGCCGTGATCTACCGTCCCCTGCTGTTCGCGAGCACCGACTCCGATGTGGCCGCCGCGCGCGGTGTCCCGGTGCGCGGCCTGTCGATCGTGTTCGCCGTCCTGGTCGGCATCACCGCCGCCCTCGGTGTCCAGATCGTCGGCGCACTGCTCGTCATGGCGCTGCTGATCACCCCGGCCGCCGCAGCCGGACACGTCACGGCGAGCCCACTGCGGGCCACGGTGCTGGCGGTCCTGTTCGCCGAACTGGCCGCAGTCGGCGGCATCCTGCTCTCGCTCGCACCCGGCGTGCCCGTCTCGACGTTCGTCACCGCGATCTCGTTCGTGATCTACCTGGCGTGCCGGGCGATCGGTGCGTCACGGCGCCGATCCGCCGGGCGGGTACTCGTCACTGCGTGA
- a CDS encoding thioesterase family protein, whose translation MHYFERLSETAFLATSHTGGAWNTEEQHIAPALGLLAHAIETDRDRRRDDRPAIGRLSYDILGTLPIGVVETSVRTIRAGRTIELVEATLGHDGRAAVVARAWLMQAFETQPFHATPFPVIAAPEDMPSWDATTVWPGGFIESADVRRDQIEPGRASFWVRTPADLVANEQVSSVARTAGLLDIANGMTTRISPTDVAFPNLDLTFHLFAEPHGEWVGFDTNVSFGATGIGLTHSVVSDVRGPIGTSSQILTVRPTAR comes from the coding sequence ATTCACTACTTCGAGCGACTGTCCGAGACGGCCTTCCTCGCAACCAGCCACACCGGCGGCGCCTGGAACACCGAGGAACAGCACATCGCACCTGCCCTGGGGTTGCTGGCGCACGCAATCGAGACCGATCGCGATCGGCGCCGCGACGACCGCCCTGCCATCGGCCGACTGTCCTACGACATCCTCGGCACCCTCCCGATCGGCGTCGTGGAGACGTCCGTCCGCACGATCCGTGCCGGGCGCACGATCGAACTGGTCGAGGCGACGCTCGGCCACGACGGCCGCGCCGCCGTCGTCGCGCGGGCGTGGCTGATGCAGGCCTTCGAGACGCAGCCGTTCCACGCGACTCCGTTCCCCGTCATCGCCGCGCCCGAGGACATGCCGTCGTGGGACGCGACGACGGTCTGGCCGGGAGGATTCATCGAGTCCGCGGACGTACGGCGGGACCAGATCGAACCCGGTCGCGCGTCGTTCTGGGTGCGGACCCCGGCGGACCTCGTCGCGAACGAGCAGGTCAGTTCCGTCGCGCGGACCGCCGGCCTGCTCGACATCGCCAACGGCATGACCACGCGTATCAGCCCGACCGACGTGGCCTTCCCCAATCTGGACCTCACCTTCCACCTGTTCGCCGAACCACACGGGGAATGGGTCGGTTTCGACACGAACGTGAGCTTCGGCGCAACCGGCATCGGACTCACGCACAGCGTCGTCAGTGACGTCCGCGGCCCGATCGGGACGTCGTCGCAGATCCTCACCGTCCGGCCGACCGCACGGTAG